A DNA window from Rhizobium sp. NXC14 contains the following coding sequences:
- the infA gene encoding translation initiation factor IF-1 encodes MPKEEVLEFPGIVTELLPNATFRVKLENEHEIIAHTAGRMRKNRIRVLAGDKVLVEMTPYDLTKGRITYRFK; translated from the coding sequence ATGCCGAAAGAAGAAGTCCTCGAATTCCCGGGAATCGTCACCGAACTTCTGCCGAATGCGACGTTTCGCGTGAAGCTTGAAAACGAACACGAGATCATCGCCCATACCGCTGGCCGCATGCGCAAGAACCGCATCCGCGTTCTGGCGGGCGACAAGGTGCTTGTGGAAATGACGCCCTACGATTTGACCAAGGGCCGCATCACCTATCGTTTCAAGTAA
- a CDS encoding Maf-like protein: protein MALKYKLILASGSPRRVDLLNQAGIEPSRLMPMDIDETPKKSEHPRSLARRLSAEKAEAALAAIKGDITWKGSYILSADTVVAVGRRILGKAEFADEALSSLHLLSGRNHLVYTGVCLVTPERKIRQKIVETKVRFKRLSGFEIENYLASGQWRGKAGAYGIQGLAGTFVQKMVGSYTNVVGLPLYETILLLTGEGFDVHSRWPEG from the coding sequence ATGGCGCTGAAATACAAGCTCATTCTGGCCTCGGGCTCGCCCCGTCGCGTCGACCTGCTCAACCAGGCCGGCATCGAGCCTTCGCGCCTGATGCCGATGGATATCGACGAGACGCCGAAGAAGTCGGAGCACCCGCGTTCGCTCGCCCGAAGGCTGTCGGCCGAGAAGGCCGAGGCCGCACTTGCCGCCATCAAGGGTGATATCACCTGGAAGGGCAGCTATATCCTCTCCGCCGATACGGTGGTCGCCGTGGGTCGGCGCATTCTCGGCAAGGCTGAATTCGCCGACGAGGCGCTGAGCTCGCTGCACCTCCTCTCGGGACGCAACCATCTCGTCTATACCGGCGTTTGCCTGGTGACGCCCGAACGCAAGATCCGCCAGAAGATCGTCGAGACCAAGGTGCGCTTCAAGCGGCTGTCCGGCTTCGAGATCGAGAACTACCTGGCCTCCGGCCAGTGGCGCGGCAAGGCGGGCGCCTACGGCATCCAGGGTCTTGCAGGCACCTTCGTGCAGAAGATGGTGGGCTCCTACACCAATGTCGTCGGCCTGCCGCTCTATGAAACCATTCTGCTTCTGACCGGCGAGGGCTTCGATGTGCATAGCCGGTGGCCCGAGGGCTGA
- the yacG gene encoding DNA gyrase inhibitor YacG, whose product MPEDKKAAAKVEPLRKTRPCPECGKPSNREHYPFCSNRCRELDLSRWLTGSYAIPVADDETKADYPDEEN is encoded by the coding sequence ATGCCCGAAGACAAGAAAGCCGCCGCCAAGGTCGAACCGCTGCGCAAGACGCGCCCTTGCCCGGAATGCGGCAAACCATCAAACCGCGAACATTACCCCTTCTGCTCCAACCGCTGCCGCGAGCTCGATCTCTCCCGCTGGCTGACCGGCTCTTATGCCATTCCGGTGGCCGACGACGAAACGAAGGCCGATTATCCTGACGAGGAAAACTAG
- a CDS encoding DUF1643 domain-containing protein, translated as MSLDLFKTEMRMSAAISDCTLYRDELRRVWDGGKPFLVVCMLNPSDADHRRNDPTVLVLIWFAKLWGYGGILIVNLHAWRSPSPKELMKVKDSIGPRCDNFIDRALIIARHQNTPVLAAWGNGGDYLSRDTWFKHRARQQLVDIVCLGLTKGGFPKHPMARGQHRIPRDQQPVIFQRAMEVA; from the coding sequence ATGAGCCTCGATCTCTTCAAAACCGAGATGCGGATGAGCGCTGCCATCTCCGACTGCACCCTGTACCGTGACGAGCTGCGCCGCGTTTGGGATGGGGGCAAGCCCTTCCTCGTCGTTTGCATGCTCAACCCCTCCGACGCCGATCACCGACGCAATGATCCGACGGTGCTCGTGCTCATCTGGTTTGCCAAGCTCTGGGGCTATGGCGGCATCCTGATCGTCAACCTTCACGCCTGGCGCTCGCCATCCCCGAAGGAGTTGATGAAGGTCAAGGACTCGATCGGTCCGCGCTGCGACAACTTCATCGATCGCGCCCTTATCATTGCCCGTCACCAGAACACGCCTGTGCTGGCAGCATGGGGCAATGGTGGCGATTACCTCAGCCGTGACACGTGGTTCAAGCACCGCGCCCGCCAGCAGCTCGTCGACATCGTCTGCCTTGGCCTGACAAAAGGCGGCTTCCCCAAACACCCGATGGCGCGCGGCCAACACCGCATTCCGCGCGACCAGCAGCCGGTCATATTCCAGAGAGCGATGGAGGTCGCGTGA
- a CDS encoding acyltransferase, translating into MIWSLQVLRFIAALMVVYLHAALTAYQATGSSGIFPPMIQVAGTAGVDIFFVISGVIITRTARGLTWQQFAWKRIRRILPMYYLASIPAAFIAAKSGFGWRETIATLTLWPAFDQMAAPVLPAAWTLCFEMLFYGAATLVLLDRRYLPAILGIFAVSLTFRSTAPVFQFLGNPIILEFMIGAALVYAPAVKGARWGIPVGAIAILAAGSLGMAPHGDTLDFLIGQDALQRVAVYGIPAGLMVFGTMQINVGKSVWAYLGEASYALYLFHTVPISALLTLWIFYPLPPDIIIAIGVAVSLLFCWRIHEKVEKPLQRLFNRLPRGVVTGRSLSDRY; encoded by the coding sequence ATGATCTGGTCGCTACAGGTACTGCGTTTCATCGCCGCATTGATGGTCGTCTACCTGCATGCGGCGCTGACGGCCTACCAAGCCACCGGATCAAGCGGGATTTTCCCGCCGATGATCCAGGTTGCAGGCACCGCCGGCGTCGATATTTTCTTCGTCATTTCCGGGGTCATCATCACCCGGACAGCGCGCGGCCTGACATGGCAGCAATTCGCGTGGAAACGAATTCGTCGCATCCTCCCGATGTACTATCTCGCATCTATCCCAGCAGCATTCATCGCCGCAAAATCCGGCTTCGGCTGGCGGGAGACAATCGCGACGCTAACCCTGTGGCCGGCGTTCGATCAGATGGCAGCGCCCGTCCTGCCTGCCGCATGGACGCTCTGTTTCGAAATGCTCTTCTATGGGGCGGCGACGCTTGTCCTCCTCGACCGGCGTTACTTGCCGGCGATCCTCGGGATCTTCGCGGTGTCGCTGACGTTCCGATCGACAGCGCCGGTGTTCCAATTCCTCGGCAACCCCATCATCCTCGAATTCATGATAGGTGCCGCCTTGGTGTACGCGCCGGCAGTCAAAGGCGCGAGATGGGGCATACCGGTTGGCGCAATCGCAATTCTCGCCGCCGGCTCGCTCGGCATGGCACCCCACGGCGATACGCTGGACTTCCTGATCGGTCAGGATGCTTTGCAGCGCGTGGCAGTTTATGGCATTCCTGCCGGATTGATGGTTTTCGGCACGATGCAGATCAATGTCGGAAAGAGCGTCTGGGCTTACCTCGGAGAGGCCTCCTACGCGCTCTATCTCTTTCACACCGTCCCGATTTCGGCACTGCTGACGCTCTGGATATTCTATCCCTTGCCGCCCGATATCATCATCGCGATCGGTGTCGCGGTCTCCCTGCTGTTCTGCTGGCGCATTCACGAGAAGGTCGAAAAACCGCTCCAGAGACTATTCAACCGATTGCCTCGCGGCGTAGTTACGGGGCGATCACTATCAGATAGGTATTAA
- a CDS encoding isoprenylcysteine carboxylmethyltransferase family protein produces the protein MSNRHLIFADIIGRIGICSYSILGVWTKITRMMTTGDYPSRGVVFLIAEIAAILFIGMMCVVTLTRMPQVRSARGVEPYLTAMAGTFLFLLIAFLPPPMVLPDTVRLAATVLMIIGCLSSAYMLAILGRSFSIAPGARALVTTGPYSIVRHPLYLTEEIFVIGMILFSFSPWTVFLGIVHWCLQLRRMINEETVLRAAFPDYRSYAERVPRVVPFLPMRGKRATTTA, from the coding sequence ATGAGCAATCGACACTTGATTTTTGCAGACATTATCGGCCGTATTGGAATCTGCTCCTATTCAATACTAGGTGTGTGGACGAAGATCACACGGATGATGACGACCGGCGACTATCCGTCCAGGGGCGTCGTATTCCTAATAGCTGAAATCGCTGCGATCTTATTTATCGGCATGATGTGTGTCGTGACCCTAACGAGAATGCCCCAAGTGCGGTCTGCGCGCGGCGTTGAACCATACCTGACGGCGATGGCAGGCACCTTCCTCTTCCTGCTGATCGCCTTCCTGCCGCCGCCAATGGTATTGCCAGATACTGTGCGTCTTGCCGCAACGGTTTTGATGATCATTGGCTGCCTTTCATCGGCATATATGCTTGCGATCCTCGGCCGCAGTTTCAGCATAGCACCGGGTGCAAGAGCTCTGGTCACAACGGGGCCATATTCCATCGTCCGCCACCCGCTCTATCTGACCGAGGAGATATTCGTTATCGGGATGATCCTGTTCAGCTTTTCTCCGTGGACGGTATTTCTCGGAATCGTGCATTGGTGCCTGCAACTTCGCCGGATGATTAACGAAGAGACGGTTCTCCGGGCGGCATTTCCAGACTACCGATCATATGCCGAGCGCGTCCCCAGGGTGGTTCCGTTTCTGCCCATGCGCGGCAAACGCGCCACGACCACTGCGTGA
- the nhaA gene encoding Na+/H+ antiporter NhaA — protein sequence MSQPISPGLIRSTLRQFLDSEASGGLVLMAVALAAIVTANSPLAESYFHALHIYLGPLSLLHWINDALMALFFLLVGLEIKREMLDGQLSSWSRRILPGAAALGGMLFPALFYILFNRENPAALRGWAIPTATDIAFALGVISLFGPRVPASLKIFLAALAIIDDLGAVVVIALFYTNDLNLLALAGAAAVLAALYGMNRARILKLWPYLLLGAVLWVLVFASGIHATLAGVLLALAIPLKVTPGTPEASHDQSPLHHLEHVLHKPVAFIVVPIFGFANAGVSFSGVSVATLTEPLTLGVAAGLLLGKLVGVLGTVFLLVKLGLTDLPAKASWGQMTGVAALCGIGFTMSLFIGLLAFNDPDVQDHVKMGILLGSLLSGLVGAAMLATFNRRS from the coding sequence GTGTCGCAGCCTATCTCTCCAGGTCTCATCCGATCCACCCTTCGCCAGTTCCTCGATAGCGAAGCTTCGGGCGGTCTCGTGTTGATGGCAGTCGCGTTGGCGGCAATCGTGACGGCGAACTCACCGCTTGCAGAGAGTTACTTCCACGCACTTCACATCTATCTGGGGCCGCTCAGCCTGCTGCACTGGATCAATGACGCGCTGATGGCGCTGTTCTTTCTCCTCGTCGGGCTCGAGATCAAGCGCGAAATGCTGGACGGCCAACTCTCCAGCTGGAGCCGCCGCATTCTGCCGGGTGCGGCGGCACTGGGAGGCATGCTGTTCCCCGCCCTCTTCTATATCTTGTTCAACCGGGAAAACCCGGCCGCCCTGCGTGGCTGGGCGATACCGACCGCGACAGACATCGCGTTCGCGCTCGGCGTCATCTCGCTGTTCGGCCCGCGCGTGCCTGCCTCGTTGAAGATCTTCCTGGCGGCACTGGCGATCATCGATGACCTGGGGGCGGTCGTGGTGATTGCGCTGTTCTACACCAACGATCTCAATCTTCTGGCGCTTGCCGGGGCCGCGGCGGTGCTCGCGGCGCTTTACGGCATGAACCGTGCCCGTATTCTGAAGCTCTGGCCGTATCTGCTGCTCGGCGCCGTGCTCTGGGTGCTCGTCTTCGCATCCGGCATCCACGCAACACTGGCCGGCGTTCTTCTCGCTCTTGCGATTCCGCTGAAGGTGACGCCGGGAACGCCCGAAGCAAGCCACGACCAGTCGCCGTTGCACCATCTCGAGCACGTCCTCCACAAACCCGTTGCCTTCATCGTCGTTCCGATCTTCGGCTTCGCCAATGCCGGTGTCTCCTTCTCCGGCGTCTCGGTAGCCACGCTGACGGAGCCATTGACGCTCGGCGTAGCGGCAGGCCTGTTGCTTGGAAAACTGGTCGGCGTTCTCGGCACCGTCTTCCTGCTCGTCAAACTTGGTCTCACCGACCTCCCGGCAAAGGCGAGCTGGGGGCAGATGACCGGTGTGGCCGCCCTCTGCGGCATAGGCTTCACCATGAGCCTTTTCATCGGGCTGCTTGCATTCAACGATCCCGACGTCCAGGACCACGTGAAGATGGGCATCCTGCTGGGATCTCTGCTATCCGGTCTGGTCGGCGCGGCGATGCTCGCAACATTCAATCGCCGATCCTGA
- a CDS encoding YceI family protein produces MLRTTALALALTLSTTFAALATATDPAPGGAYKTDPSHSSFNWSFDHSGLSHYTARFTGVDARLDWKPEKPEASTLLVTIDPLSVRTDYPWPTKVNFDAEIGGDESFLAAKPITFVSKAIHVTGEKTGTVEGLLTLRGETHPAKLDVTFNGSMAKHPMMGVPKIGFSATGSIRRSDWGLDFAIPELGDIVTFAIETQMVPADYSFQ; encoded by the coding sequence ATGCTTCGCACAACTGCACTCGCCCTTGCTCTTACCTTGAGCACGACCTTCGCTGCCCTTGCCACCGCAACCGATCCTGCGCCGGGTGGGGCCTACAAGACCGATCCCTCGCATTCGAGCTTCAATTGGTCATTCGACCATTCCGGCCTGTCCCACTACACCGCGCGCTTTACCGGGGTCGATGCGCGGCTCGACTGGAAGCCCGAAAAACCTGAAGCCTCCACGCTTTTGGTCACCATCGATCCGCTTTCGGTCCGCACTGATTATCCATGGCCTACCAAGGTCAACTTCGATGCGGAGATCGGCGGAGACGAGAGCTTCCTTGCAGCCAAGCCGATCACCTTCGTTTCCAAGGCGATCCATGTGACGGGCGAGAAGACCGGCACCGTCGAAGGCCTCCTGACCTTGCGCGGCGAGACGCACCCGGCAAAACTCGACGTCACCTTCAACGGCTCAATGGCGAAGCACCCAATGATGGGCGTCCCGAAGATCGGTTTCTCGGCGACCGGCAGCATCCGCCGCAGCGATTGGGGACTGGATTTTGCAATCCCCGAACTCGGCGACATCGTCACCTTCGCGATAGAAACGCAGATGGTGCCGGCTGATTACTCATTCCAGTGA
- a CDS encoding arylamine N-acetyltransferase — MTHATSNENAVTLTTAQLDAYLARIGVERPSRLDIDSLSQLHRAHLMSFTWEALDAFMGWPSSITPAAAFAKMVERRRGGWCYEMNGLFGAALAALGFRVTRLCGAVDREKLGDIAIGNHLTLRVDLDRPYLAEVGIADAIIEPVPLVAGPISQRGFDFSIMPADGSWLRFNNHVLGIAKSFDFRLDHSDEAAMAATHGWLMQDPGSPFTNALAVLRHTADGYVALQNDRLRRVTANSLSEEPITSAAHLGDTFETVFDLDIPRSDRVWERLQTIRRDKAA; from the coding sequence ATGACACATGCAACTTCCAACGAAAACGCAGTGACCCTGACAACCGCGCAACTCGATGCCTATTTGGCTCGGATCGGGGTCGAGCGGCCTTCGCGCCTCGACATAGACAGCTTGTCGCAGTTGCATCGCGCCCATCTCATGAGTTTTACATGGGAGGCACTGGACGCCTTCATGGGATGGCCCTCCTCGATCACCCCGGCTGCGGCATTCGCCAAGATGGTCGAAAGGCGGCGGGGCGGCTGGTGTTATGAGATGAACGGCCTCTTCGGCGCCGCGCTTGCTGCACTGGGCTTCCGTGTGACGCGCCTTTGCGGCGCGGTCGACCGGGAAAAGCTTGGCGACATCGCCATCGGCAATCATCTGACGCTGCGTGTCGATCTCGACCGTCCCTATCTCGCCGAGGTCGGCATAGCGGACGCCATCATCGAGCCGGTGCCGCTTGTGGCCGGGCCGATCAGCCAACGCGGCTTCGATTTCTCCATCATGCCGGCCGACGGGAGCTGGCTGCGTTTCAATAATCATGTTCTCGGCATCGCGAAAAGCTTCGATTTCCGGCTCGACCACAGCGACGAAGCCGCGATGGCCGCAACACATGGCTGGCTGATGCAAGATCCCGGCTCCCCGTTCACCAATGCGCTCGCGGTCCTGCGGCACACGGCGGACGGCTATGTCGCCCTCCAGAACGACCGTCTGCGCCGCGTGACGGCGAACAGCCTCAGCGAGGAGCCCATAACGAGCGCCGCCCATCTCGGCGACACGTTCGAGACAGTCTTCGATCTCGACATTCCCCGGTCCGACCGCGTCTGGGAGCGCCTCCAGACGATCCGCCGCGACAAGGCTGCGTGA
- a CDS encoding cupin domain-containing protein, translated as MEKFDHAAVSPPGHGMPAMAFGKHVIRIMAGNTGGSLGLFEACVLPGEGPPLHVHEREDELFRVLAGRFGFWCAGDYVELTEGGSIALPRGVPHRFRNVGQTEGRLMVVVTPGGFESFFPIVELCKPETPEQIASIARGFGLTFPPEDDRKVA; from the coding sequence ATGGAGAAGTTTGATCATGCGGCGGTTTCGCCGCCGGGGCATGGGATGCCGGCAATGGCCTTCGGCAAGCATGTCATCCGTATTATGGCGGGCAATACCGGCGGTTCGCTCGGCCTGTTCGAAGCGTGCGTGCTGCCTGGCGAAGGTCCGCCACTGCACGTGCATGAACGCGAGGACGAGTTGTTCCGCGTTCTTGCCGGCCGCTTCGGCTTCTGGTGCGCCGGCGATTATGTCGAACTCACGGAAGGGGGCTCTATCGCCTTGCCGCGCGGTGTGCCGCACCGGTTCCGCAATGTGGGGCAGACGGAGGGCCGCCTCATGGTCGTCGTCACGCCGGGCGGGTTCGAAAGCTTCTTTCCGATCGTCGAACTCTGCAAGCCGGAAACGCCCGAGCAGATCGCCTCGATCGCCAGGGGCTTCGGCCTGACCTTCCCACCCGAGGACGATCGCAAGGTCGCCTGA
- a CDS encoding pyridoxamine 5'-phosphate oxidase family protein, which yields MRLDDRLLDFFNRPLMCIIAVADETGRPSAGRGVGFHLLEDRETIDVIFSAWQWPRLEIGIRQTGRIAATFVTPSDYVSFQLKGSAGMREIQSSDLDRADHFITAATNELESLGVPRHLISPWLTAREARVARLVISEIYVQTPGPLAGMLAGNHVGARSQ from the coding sequence GTGAGGCTTGACGACAGGCTCCTCGATTTTTTCAACAGGCCGCTGATGTGCATCATCGCGGTGGCTGACGAGACCGGCCGTCCTTCGGCGGGACGCGGCGTCGGCTTCCATCTTCTGGAAGACCGAGAAACGATCGACGTCATCTTTTCAGCCTGGCAGTGGCCGCGGCTCGAAATCGGTATCCGGCAGACCGGGCGGATCGCCGCCACCTTCGTAACCCCTTCGGATTATGTAAGTTTCCAGCTGAAGGGGAGCGCCGGCATGCGAGAGATCCAGAGTTCCGACCTCGATCGCGCCGATCACTTCATCACCGCGGCGACGAACGAGCTCGAATCGCTCGGCGTCCCCCGGCATCTCATCTCGCCATGGCTGACGGCGCGTGAGGCGCGGGTCGCCCGGCTGGTGATCAGTGAAATATATGTCCAGACGCCCGGCCCGCTCGCCGGCATGCTGGCGGGCAACCATGTTGGCGCGCGGTCCCAATGA
- a CDS encoding GAF domain-containing protein: MNLRLSDLSACFEGVIPSIIATASADGMPNISYLSHVVRVDEEHVALSNQFFAKTAANIRANPKVTLILVDGFSGDQFLLDIGFVRSVDAGPLFDKIARQLKASSAQIGMSDVMRLRSADIFRVYGIEKVPSPVETASPPSSRAPVSLPDLSKAIKAIERQSEADEIIDNLLTGVKHVLGYGNALVLIHDNHRGCLITTGSIGYERSGLGSEIAGGDGLIGAAAAGGQTIKVSDMSRVRRFGEAIGLEAEGAENATRTIAFPHLPAAMSQIAVPMIAGGTVTGVLFIESPERLAFREEDEAALEILAGQAAGALRASERAAAVAEQRPAISTPEPAAAGQEIRVVHHRFDDSVFIDGTYIVKGVAGTLLRLMLDWHLSDGRSEFTNREMRLTAGARMPEIKDNLETRLLLLRRRLEEKQAPIRLARVGRGRVRLEAEGPLVLEAVTGEYP; encoded by the coding sequence ATGAATCTGCGGCTTTCCGATCTTTCCGCCTGCTTCGAGGGTGTCATTCCCTCCATCATCGCCACGGCATCGGCCGACGGCATGCCGAACATATCCTATCTTTCCCATGTGGTGCGGGTCGATGAGGAGCATGTCGCACTCTCCAACCAGTTCTTCGCCAAGACGGCGGCGAATATACGCGCCAATCCAAAGGTCACGCTGATCCTGGTGGACGGGTTCTCCGGCGATCAGTTCCTGCTCGACATTGGTTTCGTTCGTTCGGTCGATGCCGGCCCGCTGTTCGACAAGATCGCTCGCCAGCTCAAGGCGAGCAGCGCGCAAATCGGCATGTCGGATGTCATGCGGCTGAGGAGCGCCGATATTTTCCGGGTGTACGGAATTGAGAAGGTTCCCTCGCCGGTGGAAACAGCTTCGCCGCCGAGCAGCCGGGCGCCTGTCAGCCTCCCTGATCTTTCCAAGGCGATCAAGGCGATCGAGCGACAGTCGGAGGCCGATGAGATCATCGACAACCTGCTCACCGGCGTCAAGCACGTGTTGGGATACGGCAACGCGCTCGTGCTCATCCACGACAACCATCGCGGCTGTCTGATCACGACAGGCAGCATCGGCTACGAGCGCTCGGGCCTCGGATCGGAAATCGCAGGCGGCGATGGATTGATCGGGGCTGCGGCAGCGGGTGGACAGACGATCAAGGTCAGTGACATGAGCCGTGTGCGCCGGTTTGGCGAAGCGATCGGCCTGGAGGCGGAAGGGGCTGAAAACGCGACGCGCACGATCGCTTTCCCGCATTTGCCGGCGGCGATGAGCCAGATTGCAGTTCCCATGATCGCCGGCGGCACGGTGACGGGCGTGCTCTTCATCGAGAGTCCGGAGCGGCTCGCTTTTCGCGAAGAGGACGAGGCTGCTCTCGAGATACTGGCGGGACAGGCGGCCGGCGCTCTGAGAGCCAGCGAGCGGGCAGCGGCTGTCGCCGAACAGAGACCTGCGATCAGCACGCCTGAGCCTGCTGCGGCCGGCCAAGAAATCCGCGTCGTCCATCACCGCTTCGATGACAGCGTCTTTATCGATGGCACTTACATCGTGAAGGGCGTTGCCGGCACTCTGCTGCGCCTCATGCTCGATTGGCATCTGAGCGACGGCAGAAGCGAGTTCACCAACCGGGAAATGCGGTTGACGGCCGGCGCACGCATGCCGGAGATCAAGGACAATCTCGAGACCCGGCTCTTGCTGTTGCGCCGTCGGCTCGAAGAAAAGCAGGCGCCCATCCGCCTCGCCCGCGTCGGCAGGGGCCGTGTCAGGCTAGAGGCGGAAGGACCGCTGGTCCTTGAAGCCGTCACAGGTGAATACCCATAA
- a CDS encoding DUF2282 domain-containing protein, producing the protein MNRSTLTLALAGSLATAISSAAFAAPLPAEKMVGKEKCYGIALKGHNDCAAGAGTTCAGTSTMDYQGNAWKAVPAGTCTSMNVKGHMGKLEPTKG; encoded by the coding sequence ATGAACCGTTCCACTCTGACCCTTGCCCTCGCAGGCTCGCTTGCCACTGCGATTTCATCCGCTGCCTTCGCCGCACCGCTGCCGGCGGAGAAAATGGTGGGCAAGGAGAAATGCTATGGCATCGCGCTCAAGGGTCACAATGATTGTGCCGCCGGTGCCGGCACGACCTGCGCAGGTACATCGACGATGGATTATCAGGGGAACGCCTGGAAGGCAGTCCCAGCCGGCACCTGCACCAGCATGAATGTCAAGGGGCACATGGGTAAGCTCGAGCCGACCAAAGGCTGA
- a CDS encoding DUF692 domain-containing protein: MTASTTRPVLLPARGGLGLKPEHYETILADLPDVGFFEVHAENYMGAGGPPHRYLQAITEHYPLSLHGVGLSIGSPRGLDKAHLNRLRSLIDRYRPQSFSEHLAWSTHETGFLNDLLPLPYTEETLARVVDHVDETQQALGRQLLLENPSTYILFADSTIDEVDFLGAIAQRTGCGLLLDVNNVMVSAVNHRLDAATYIDRFPVELVGEIHLAGYDETVDSTGDRLLIDAHATAVKSDVLALYAHTLARTGAIPTLIEWDNNVPDFATLYSEAKRADAMLAAETFRRGGRRTRAA, encoded by the coding sequence ATGACTGCTTCGACAACCCGACCTGTCCTGCTGCCTGCACGGGGCGGCCTCGGCCTAAAGCCCGAGCATTATGAGACTATTCTGGCCGATCTGCCGGATGTCGGCTTCTTTGAGGTCCATGCCGAGAACTACATGGGCGCAGGTGGACCGCCGCATCGCTATCTCCAGGCCATCACGGAACACTATCCGCTGTCGCTGCACGGTGTCGGTTTGTCGATCGGCTCGCCGCGTGGGCTCGACAAGGCGCATCTGAATCGACTTCGCAGCTTGATCGACCGCTATCGGCCGCAGAGCTTTTCCGAACATCTGGCCTGGTCGACGCATGAAACGGGATTTCTCAACGATTTGTTGCCGCTACCCTACACGGAAGAAACGCTGGCACGCGTCGTCGACCATGTCGATGAAACGCAACAGGCGCTCGGGCGACAATTGCTGCTGGAAAACCCTTCCACCTATATACTGTTCGCCGACAGTACGATCGATGAAGTGGATTTTCTCGGGGCGATCGCGCAGCGGACGGGCTGTGGCCTTCTGCTCGACGTCAACAATGTGATGGTCTCGGCGGTGAACCACCGGCTCGATGCCGCCACCTATATAGATCGTTTTCCGGTCGAGCTCGTCGGCGAGATTCACCTCGCCGGCTACGACGAAACCGTCGACTCCACCGGCGACCGGCTGCTGATCGACGCACACGCGACGGCAGTGAAGAGCGATGTATTGGCGCTCTACGCACATACCCTCGCGCGCACCGGCGCAATCCCGACGCTAATTGAATGGGACAATAATGTTCCGGATTTCGCCACGCTGTATTCAGAGGCGAAACGCGCGGATGCGATGCTCGCCGCCGAAACGTTTCGCCGCGGCGGGCGCCGGACCCGGGCGGCGTAA
- a CDS encoding DNA-binding domain-containing protein, giving the protein MDFATRQTAFADALLHADRPVPDGVINARGKPDTVRFAVYRNNVFVGLTKALAQRYPVTERLVGSEFFLAMARAYAQDHKPCSPLIMQYGDDFPDFIAAFEPARALAYLPDIARLEAALTDAYHAADRAPLDLAAFKAVTPEMLSDLRLVPHPSAHLIQSIFPVGSIWSAHQEEMVSPVSDWRGQAVLVSRLEMSVNVHVLPPRDAIFAAALFNAATLGEAAKAAFAAAPGFDFGTALVGLAGLGAFSALQQYKGNST; this is encoded by the coding sequence ATGGATTTCGCAACCCGCCAAACTGCCTTCGCCGATGCCTTGCTGCATGCCGACCGGCCGGTGCCCGACGGCGTCATCAACGCACGCGGCAAACCCGACACGGTGCGGTTTGCCGTCTACCGCAACAATGTGTTCGTCGGGCTCACAAAGGCATTAGCGCAACGCTATCCGGTGACGGAGAGGCTCGTTGGTTCGGAATTCTTTCTGGCCATGGCGCGCGCCTATGCCCAGGATCACAAGCCGTGCTCACCGCTGATCATGCAATATGGCGACGATTTCCCGGATTTCATCGCAGCTTTTGAACCTGCAAGAGCGCTTGCTTACCTGCCCGATATCGCCCGGCTCGAGGCGGCCTTGACAGACGCTTACCACGCCGCCGACAGGGCGCCTCTCGATCTTGCGGCATTCAAAGCCGTGACGCCGGAGATGCTTTCGGACTTGCGGCTCGTCCCACACCCATCGGCGCACCTGATCCAGTCGATTTTTCCGGTTGGTTCGATCTGGAGCGCACATCAAGAGGAGATGGTTTCGCCGGTCTCCGATTGGCGTGGGCAAGCGGTCCTCGTCTCACGACTGGAAATGTCGGTCAATGTTCATGTCCTGCCACCGCGGGACGCCATCTTTGCAGCCGCCTTGTTCAACGCCGCCACTCTTGGCGAGGCGGCAAAGGCGGCATTTGCAGCTGCCCCCGGATTTGATTTCGGAACGGCGCTGGTCGGTCTTGCCGGTCTCGGCGCGTTCAGCGCCCTTCAACAGTATAAAGGAAACTCCACATGA